From Pseudomonadota bacterium:
GTATTCGCCGGAGAGCGCTTGGGTCAGGCTGTAGAGCCCGGCTTTGGCAGCGCTATAGCCCGGATTGCCGAGTGCGACGAAGCCATTGACCGAGCCGATATTAACGATCACCCCGTGCTTGCGCGCGACCATACCGGGCAGCACCGCCTTGGCGGCGAGGAAATGGATGCGCAAATTCGCCGTGATCTCCTGATCCCACTCGTCCGGCGCGGTTTCTTCTACGCTGCCACGCAGCGCCCAGCCGGCATTGTTGATCAGGACATCGAGGGCGCCGAGTGCCGATTCTGCTTCGGCGACGGCGTTTTGAACCGCGTCCCAGTCGGTGATATCGGCGATGACCGGGGCAGCACTACCACCCGCCGCCATGACCTGGCGCACGGTCTCGTCCGCCGCTTCCTTATTCTTGTCGAGCACCGTGACTGCGCCGCCTTCGCCAGCGAGACGCAAGCAGATGGCGCGGCCGATACCGCCGCCACCGCCGGTCACCATGATTTTCTTGTCGGTGTAGCGTTTCATTGCGCTTCTCCCAGTTAGGTGTCGTTGCTAACAGGATCAAAGACCTTCAGTGCGTCGCGCACGTAATCAAGCGACGCCAATGCCATATGGCCGTAATTATAAAATGCGAGGCCCGATGCGCCAGCGTCTTTCAGCACCTTCGCGGCGGCCACGGTTTCAGCGCCATTGGCAAGGTCGGGATAGGTCGGGCGCAGGATGAAATTGAGCTTGGCCTCCGGGCCGACACGCCGGCGCACATCTCCGGCGTCGATCGCCACCGCCTCGGCGCTTGGTTCATATGCCGGGATTTCCAAAACATCGGCAACTTCGGCCAGCCGCTTTAGATCACTGCCTTCAAACCAGGACGCCGCGGTTGGCCGTTGCACAGTTGGAATGACGACGAGCTCGGTTTCCTTAGGCACCGCCGCGCGAACGCGCGCTACGAGATCAGTTACCACGGAACAGCGCCAATTCAGGAAGGCGGCCCATTCCGGATCGGTCACTAGATCGGCGATCCACCATTCAAACGCGGTCTCGTCAGGCACCGCCTTGGCGTTGGCAAAGAAATGATCGATTGAAGTCATGGTCTGCTGACGGAGATGCGCGACATCAATTCCCGCCGCTGCCGCGCCAGCGACGGAAGCATCGGAGAAACAGAGACCGAGCAGCCATTTGACCCAACGATTGAGCGGCAGCAGCGAAAATTCGTGATGAAAGCCATGCTCGTAAGGCAGAAATCCCGGCGTTTCCAGGGCGATCCCGTCGAGTTCATAAAGCTCTGCCATGTCAGCGCACAATATCGCGACATACTCCTGCACCTCCTCGAAGGCCGGGCAGAGATTGTAATGGTAGGGATCGCCGTAGGCATTGCGCACGGCATATTCGGGATGGCGAATGCCAAGCTCGGTGTTGTGCAGGCAGACGGTCCAAGCGACACGTTTCATATCGGGCGCGTAAACGCGCAGTTCGTCGAAGAAATCATGCTCGGCCAACACGCTGTTCATGATCGGGTGAATCGCGCCGTAACGCTCCTGGCGCGGCAGAAAATAGACCGTGCCGTCTTCAGGGAAATAGACTCGGCGTTTCCGCGCATGGGGGCGCAAAAACTTACCGGCATGATAGCTGGCGGCCAGAGTGATTGTATTGATGCCGCACGCGCGGTAGCGCTCGAGCACCGTCTCAACGCCCTCTTCGTTCAAATCCCAGGCATAGGTGTACATGCCCTTATACATAGGTAATCTCCGAATCCTGTTCGCGCCCTGCGACGAAATATGATCCTACTCGACACCTCATTTTGTGCCAGAGGTGATATGCTCTGCGGTGCAGGAAAATACGACCAAACCGAAAATCCACATCGCGCAGTTCACTATCGCCACTCGCGGCTTAGCCCTAAAAATTAGGTTCCTTTTCTATGTTAGATCTCTCGCTTCTCAATGCCGCCGCGGTGATTGTCACGCTGGCCGCGCTGTTCGGATATATCAATCATCGCTGGCTCCGCTTCCCCCACGCCATCGGCATTGTCGTCATCGCACTTCTCGCATCGCTCGGCGCCATCGCTATTGACGCCATCTTCCCGGCGTTGGGGCTGCAGGAATCGGTCCGTTCGGTACTCGCCAACATCGATTTCCACGATGTGCTGATGAAAGGCATGTTGAGCTTCCTGCTTTTCGCCGGCGCGCTGCATGTCAATTTAGGCGATTTGTTGAGCCGCAAATGGGCCATCGGCACCATGGCGACAGTGGGCGTGTTGATGTCGACGTTCATGGTCGGTTTCGCGGTGTGGGGCGTCTCTTCGCTGCTCGATATCAATATTCCGTTGATCTATTGCTTGGTGTTCGGCTCACTCATCTCACCGACCGACCCGGTGGCGGTGCTCGGCATCCTAAAAACGGTCAAGGTGCCGCAGCCGCTGGAAGCCAAGATTGCCGGCGAGAGCCTTTTTAATGACGGCGTCGGCGTTGTGGTGTTCATCATCATGGTGGCGATCGCCACCGGTGGTGGCGGCCATGGCGGTGACAGCGTCGGCGTGTTGGATATCATTCGTTTGTTCGCGCAAGAAGCGCTCGGCGGCGCGGCGCTCGGATTGGCCTTCGGTTACATCGCCTATCTCGCCCTGAAATCGATCGATGAGCATAACCTGGAAGTGCTGATCACGCTGGCGCTCGTCATGCTGACCTATGGCGTTGCTGCGGCGCTGCATCTCTCCGGGCCGATTGCTGTGGTGATCGCCGGGCTGCTGATCGGCAACCACGGAACGCGTTTCGCCATGAGCGACAAGACTCGCGATCATGTGCAGAAATTCTGGTCGCTGTTGGACGAGATCATGAACTCCGCCCTGTTCCTGCTGATCGGCTTCGAGGTGTTTGTGCTCAGCATCTCGGGCAATGTGGTGCTGCTGATGATCATCGCCATCCCGCTCACGTTGGCGGCGCGCTTTATCAGCGTGGCGACGCCGCTCACCGCTCTCTCGCTGCGCCGCGATTTCACCAAGGGCGCCATTCCGGTACTCACCTGGGGTGGCTTGCGCGGCGGCATCTCCGTCGCTCTCGCGTTGTCGTTGCCAGAAAGCAGCATCAAGGAAACGATCCTCGCCGTCACGTACG
This genomic window contains:
- a CDS encoding sodium:proton antiporter — its product is MLDLSLLNAAAVIVTLAALFGYINHRWLRFPHAIGIVVIALLASLGAIAIDAIFPALGLQESVRSVLANIDFHDVLMKGMLSFLLFAGALHVNLGDLLSRKWAIGTMATVGVLMSTFMVGFAVWGVSSLLDINIPLIYCLVFGSLISPTDPVAVLGILKTVKVPQPLEAKIAGESLFNDGVGVVVFIIMVAIATGGGGHGGDSVGVLDIIRLFAQEALGGAALGLAFGYIAYLALKSIDEHNLEVLITLALVMLTYGVAAALHLSGPIAVVIAGLLIGNHGTRFAMSDKTRDHVQKFWSLLDEIMNSALFLLIGFEVFVLSISGNVVLLMIIAIPLTLAARFISVATPLTALSLRRDFTKGAIPVLTWGGLRGGISVALALSLPESSIKETILAVTYGVVIFSIVVQGLTVKFVVKHMVK
- a CDS encoding SDR family oxidoreductase, with translation MKRYTDKKIMVTGGGGGIGRAICLRLAGEGGAVTVLDKNKEAADETVRQVMAAGGSAAPVIADITDWDAVQNAVAEAESALGALDVLINNAGWALRGSVEETAPDEWDQEITANLRIHFLAAKAVLPGMVARKHGVIVNIGSVNGFVALGNPGYSAAKAGLYSLTQALSGEYGPKGIRTNMISPGTIETDIETWRIRRAKNPEIFDTLARWYPVGRVGQPEDIAAAVAFIAADEAAFVNGANLMVDGGLTASLNPMIEEFVLE